The following is a genomic window from Benincasa hispida cultivar B227 chromosome 7, ASM972705v1, whole genome shotgun sequence.
ttgaagAAGGGCGAAAGGAATTGAATAGATATCTCCATTTTTACAACATCCTCGCCCTTCCTCCTGCATTCGATTCTTGTGAAGGGATCACTTGAAGTAAAGAGTTTTCAatgttttcttattttctatATATCACTGATCAACCAAACCTAGCTTTCCACTTTGTTATGAAGGGATTACTTGAAATGAAGAGTCCTTTTTGCTTTGCATCTTCATATGTTTTCTTATCCTCTGTTACCTGATCAATCAAAGCCAAACCATTCCATTTCCACAATAGAGGAGAAAGGATCCGCACTAAAATTTTATGGCCAAGACAATGTGAAACCATTTgaggtaatttttatgaaatttcatgCATTGGATCTATGTTTATGCAGGTACGATTCACGAGTTAGGGATCTTTTAGACTTCAGCATTTACTTAGATATCAGCAACGAGGTCAAATTTGTTTGGAAGATTCAGGTATACATTAATCAAATAGTATATACGAATCAAGTAGGGCAGAGTATTATTCTACTTACTCTACAGTTCCAATTAGAAATTGAAATCAAAACGATTGCAGAGAGACATGGCAGAGAGAGGCCATAGCCTTGAGAGTATCAAAGCAAGCATCGAAGCACGAAAACCAGATTTCGACGCATATATCGGTAATAATTAAGCTTCAAAATCCGCCATAGATAATAAGATGCAAAGAAAAACTTACTTGAATCTGAATGGCGATTGTTTTGGATTTAGATCCACAGAAGCAATACGCAGATGCGGTGATGGAAGTGTTGCCGACGCGATTGATTCCAAATGACAATGAAGGGAAAATTCTTAGGGTTAGATTGATAATGAAAGAAGGAATAGAGAATTTCAATCCAGTTTACCTGTTCGATGAAGGATCAACAATCTCATGGATTCCTTGTGGAAGAAAGCTTACATGTTCTTATCCTGGAATCAGGCTATCTTGTGGCCCTGAAACTTACTTTGGTCATGAGGTAATCTTGTCTCAACTCATGcatttcatgcaaacacttttatttcttatttctttttttctctctccatttTAAGATAAATTAACAGTTTTGTGTTTAATCGTTCGGGTTCTTGTctattagtttaaattttctTTGCTTTACTTCATTTCGATATTTATACTAGAAAATTTTGGGTGTTCTCTTAAATGCACCTATCTTGATGcatctaatataatataatactatCAAGTGGCggttttaatttttctaatttttttttccaatttctttttttgtgtgCTAAAGGAGTGAGGAACATATAATTAGATGAGCTACACACAatctacttttaaaatatttattttgatctctataatttcaaatttggtttattttggtctcaataatttcaaatttggtttattttagtccatgtatttttaaaatatttattttggcctttgaaattacaagaatcaaaataaacgttttaaaagtataaggtccaaaatgaaataaaattgaaaggatagagaccaaaataaactaaaaattagaAGTATATAGATCAAAgtagtatttaattaaaaatatggttagctttgtttgataactattttgttttttaaagttaagtTTATAGATACTATCCCTCGTAAGTTTCTATTCACCTTGCACTAATGTTTAAAAAACCAACCCAAAATTTGACAAATAGAAAtgtatagttttcaaaaacttattttttttttttaaattttgacttaAAAGTTAAGTGGTTCTTCAAGAAATGTGAAAAACCATAGTGTGTAGTTTAAGagaaaacaaaacttaaaatttcaaaagaaaaatacaaaatcgTTACGAAATGAGGTCTAAACTTTTATTTAGTTACATGGGTCTATTGTGAGTCTtcacattttcaattttgtatccaataaatatttgaagtttCAAGTTTGTGTCTAATATGTACTTAACCAATttgacttatatatatatatatatatatataaagaaactcATGGACATACTAGACATtggacataaaatttaattttatatctaatatattagtttatttcttaaaaattttaatacatCAAAGATCTATTAGATATGACATTGAAAGTTCAGGGACAAACTTTTTAAGTTCAGTGATATGTTTTTTTAACACAGATTTAAAAGTTGGGAGAGAGGggttaaaaacatttttcaattaGTGAAGGGTGTAATTGGAATGTATTTTTAagtgattaatttaaaaaataagtaattttgaaaaaaaaaaattaaaatgttttgaCAACtgctcaaaataacttttgaagtgtattttcaatcatttttataaaaaatatttaaataaaaatgagttaaacttttttgttttgcaaaatGACTTAAATTTTCATGTTTGTGTTAGTGGTCAACTTTATGAGTCTGATATATTTGGTTCATCTCTCTAGGAATTTAATGGAATCATTTAATGGGCtagtttaataataataaaaaaaaggtttatgCTTAGcctattttatttctaaattttcaaatggaACTTGCAAAAATCACTAGTGAATTAAATGGGAGTGTTATATAATCTCGAATTTTTAATTCTAAATGTTACAATTAAGTCTTTACAAATAGTAAAATACACATATCATGATATCCATCTCTTATATTCGAAATATCTTGGATATGATACGTAGCattttaaactctaaattatTTACGTTTATGATCTTAGGATTTAGAAAAATGCATTATATAAACTTTCTAAGACGCACATCTATATTATGAATAACTCTCTCTAATAAAACGGTTCTTCCTCTCTCTCACAgatgtagctaacacactattagtgaaccacgtaaatCTCTCTAttgattcttttgttttcttagtTTGTCGACACCATAACATCTTAAAGTTTTGATCATATgccaaattaaaattcattgaTAAAGATTTGTTTTGCGGTAATTTCAGGTAACTGTGTTGGAGATGGATGGACAGTTTGATAAATTGGATGAGCTTATCTATGTAGAAAGTCATCTAAGCAACATTTCCACCAAATATTATGGTGAAATTACTCAACAAATATTGATGCACTCTGATTTTCCAGGAAGCAATAATGGAACAGGCCTTTTTCAGACCATTATTGGTTTGAAAATTAGAGACCTTTATCACCAAATTATAGCCCCCAAACAACTTTCTCAAACTCAATCAGCAAAGGCCTAGAAGtctctttcatttttaaatttaatttataaatgataGTGACTTTTAAAATGGTAATTGATATCTTTCCAATTTGATTTGTTAATTAGTTGGTATAAGTGGTAGTTTTGTGATATAGGgaattaaaaatattgttaaaatatGTAAGTACAAGGATATTGTAGAATaagaaaaatggtttaaaataccatttttttttactacttttgaaatttgtcaattttagttattatatttttaaatatctaattttagtctatgaaatttcaataaaggTTGAATTCCTCCAAGTTAATTTTTATCCAAATTTGttatagaataataataa
Proteins encoded in this region:
- the LOC120081424 gene encoding phosphoribulokinase, chloroplastic-like, with amino-acid sequence MATVSTAKSLNYINLVFSSSKTSLGRHQEQVIFFTTGKKSKRGKGNPNPWLITCSAGDQQTVVIGLAADSGCGKSTFMRRLTSVFGGAAKPPRGGNPDSNTLISDTTTVICLDDYHSLDRTGRKEKGVTALDPRANDFDLMYEQVKALKDGIAVEKPIYNHVTGLLDPPELIKPPKILVIEGLHPMYDSRVRDLLDFSIYLDISNEVKFVWKIQRDMAERGHSLESIKASIEARKPDFDAYIDPQKQYADAVMEVLPTRLIPNDNEGKILRVRLIMKEGIENFNPVYLFDEGSTISWIPCGRKLTCSYPGIRLSCGPETYFGHEVTVLEMDGQFDKLDELIYVESHLSNISTKYYGEITQQILMHSDFPGSNNGTGLFQTIIGLKIRDLYHQIIAPKQLSQTQSAKA